The genome window AAGATCGCACTCTCATTCGGATTGTTTCAGGCAATCATGCCTCTGATCGGATGGCTGGCCGGCCTCAGCCTGAAGCATTGGATTTCTGGTTTTGACCACTGGGTTGCATTCGCCCTTCTGACCCTGATCGGCTACAAGATGATCTACGAATCATTCAAGATCGAAGCAGCGGAGAGAGTGTTCAATCCGTTGAACGCTTATGTTTTGCTCCTCCTGTCGATCGCCACGAGCATCGACGCTCTTGCGGTAGGATTGAGCTTCGCAATCCTTGAGGTCCTCATCGTCACTCCCATCATCGTCATCGGAACTGTGACTTTTATCCTATCGTTTCTCGGGATCTTCATAGGTAAGAAGGCAGGACACTTCTTTGAGCGGAAGATAGAAGTAGCAGGCGGCCTAATCCTCATCGGCATCGGCGTTAAACTTCTGCTTGAACATCTTGTCTAGATGCCGTTAGATATTTGCCTTATGAACTATGGGCTTCATAGAGATGGCAAATTATAGGTTTCTGTTTCTGATCATCTATCTTCTCATATTCATTTTTGAACTATGGCTGAAGTTTCTTAACCTCAGCCACCTGAAGAAGCATGGGGGGATCGTCCCTCCCGAGTTTGAAGGACATGTTGACTCGGAGATCCTGAAAAAAATCAGGAATTATACCATCGAGCGGAGCCGCCTTGGATTTTTCGAATCCATATTTGAAAGTGGTATCTTTATCCTCTTCATCTTTGGAGGGATCCTGGATGCTTACAACTCCTGGATCTTCAGCCTGGATCTTCCATTCGTCCTTTCAGGAGTCCTCTTTTTCCTTATCCTTTCTCTTGCATCCACATTTCTATCCATTCCGTTCTCCATCTTCGCGGCTTTCAGAATTGAGAACAGGTACGGCTTCAACACCATGACGGCAAGGCTCTGGCTTAGCGATCTTGTAAAGTCTCTGGTCATTTCAATCATTCTGACGGCCGCCATGACAACCACAGGCTTCGGTATCATAGCGTTGAGCCCGGGATGGTGGTGGTTCTGGTTATGGCTATTCCTGTTGGGTTTCGGGATATTCATGATGTATATCTCCCCGTACGCCATCGAACCCCTCTTCCATAAGTTCGCTCCCATTCAGGACGAAATCCTCGAAGGAAAAATACGGGAGCTGATGG of Acidobacteriota bacterium contains these proteins:
- a CDS encoding manganese efflux pump MntP family protein produces the protein MAFLTIIFVAFGLAMDTFAVSVASGIAIKNMKINHALKIALSFGLFQAIMPLIGWLAGLSLKHWISGFDHWVAFALLTLIGYKMIYESFKIEAAERVFNPLNAYVLLLLSIATSIDALAVGLSFAILEVLIVTPIIVIGTVTFILSFLGIFIGKKAGHFFERKIEVAGGLILIGIGVKLLLEHLV
- a CDS encoding M48 family metallopeptidase, whose protein sequence is MANYRFLFLIIYLLIFIFELWLKFLNLSHLKKHGGIVPPEFEGHVDSEILKKIRNYTIERSRLGFFESIFESGIFILFIFGGILDAYNSWIFSLDLPFVLSGVLFFLILSLASTFLSIPFSIFAAFRIENRYGFNTMTARLWLSDLVKSLVISIILTAAMTTTGFGIIALSPGWWWFWLWLFLLGFGIFMMYISPYAIEPLFHKFAPIQDEILEGKIRELMDKVRIRISKIRVVDASKRSRHTNAYFTGIGRVKRIVLFDTLINNMTHGEILAILAHEAGHWKKRHILKRIVLIELVSLVSLFIAFKILKGDILISLFGLESDSFFARMILLGFVGSLASFFFRPVSNHFSRRHELDADAFACAMLKQRKDLSDALVKLTKDNLSNLHPHPWYAFFYYSHPLILQRLKKIRKDF